One window of the Candidatus Phycorickettsia trachydisci genome contains the following:
- the rpsP gene encoding 30S ribosomal protein S16 — protein sequence MSVVKIRLARGGSKKRPHYKIVVANSTAPRDGSFIEKVGYYNPLLPKDHEERFVLKLDRVQEWLKVGAQPTDKVAKFIQTKGGQLPEKIQVKMDKKLAQIKAKVSTPKKEAATATAE from the coding sequence ATGTCAGTTGTTAAAATACGTTTAGCAAGAGGAGGGTCCAAAAAAAGACCTCACTACAAAATAGTTGTTGCCAATTCAACCGCACCTCGCGATGGATCTTTCATCGAAAAAGTTGGGTATTACAATCCCCTTTTACCAAAAGACCATGAAGAACGATTCGTCCTTAAACTAGATCGCGTTCAAGAATGGCTTAAGGTAGGAGCTCAACCAACCGATAAAGTAGCAAAGTTTATTCAAACAAAAGGTGGCCAGCTACCTGAAAAAATTCAGGTCAAAATGGATAAAAAATTAGCTCAAATTAAAGCTAAAGTAAGCACCCCTAAAAAAGAAGCTGCAACGGCTACTGCAGAATAA
- the rpmG gene encoding 50S ribosomal protein L33, translated as MSKSKRKRFLVKLASSEGSGYFKVKERNPKQEKLSFRKYDPKLRKHVLFKEEKLK; from the coding sequence ATGTCGAAAAGTAAAAGAAAGCGTTTTTTAGTAAAGCTTGCAAGCTCTGAAGGTTCAGGCTATTTCAAAGTGAAGGAACGTAATCCTAAGCAAGAAAAGCTATCTTTCAGGAAATACGACCCAAAATTACGTAAGCACGTTTTATTTAAAGAAGAAAAATTAAAATAA
- the queF gene encoding NADPH-dependent 7-cyano-7-deazaguanine reductase QueF (Catalyzes the NADPH-dependent reduction of 7-cyano-7-deazaguanine (preQ0) to 7-aminomethyl-7-deazaguanine (preQ1) in queuosine biosynthesis) codes for MDSSLLGKKISAPSFYDPQILFPIARSQQRLNLPGVKFEGVDIWYAYEVSWLDLQGKACVKIGRFIFDANSEFLVESKSLKLYLNSFNNTRFESAEKVAQLISKDLSAVSNSKVEVELLNLDDRYEFFQYDGICLDSLEIEMDYEKDVDTAFLARHDTWVKEKLYTNLFKSNCLVTNQADWASLYIEYEGYQMDYKGLLKYLLSYRNHSSFHEHCVENVYHDLLNTFECSFLSVYGKYTRRGGLDIAPYRATKMENLPSFDRTSRQ; via the coding sequence ATGGATTCTTCTTTATTAGGTAAAAAAATCTCAGCACCAAGTTTTTACGATCCGCAAATATTATTTCCAATTGCTCGCAGCCAGCAAAGATTAAATTTACCTGGAGTAAAGTTTGAAGGAGTTGATATTTGGTATGCATATGAAGTGTCATGGCTTGATCTACAAGGAAAAGCATGCGTTAAAATTGGAAGGTTTATTTTCGATGCAAATTCTGAATTTTTAGTCGAATCCAAATCTTTAAAACTATATTTAAATTCTTTTAATAATACTCGTTTTGAAAGTGCTGAAAAGGTTGCACAACTAATATCTAAAGATCTATCAGCGGTATCTAATTCAAAAGTAGAAGTGGAATTACTGAACTTGGATGATAGATATGAATTTTTTCAATATGACGGCATCTGTTTAGACAGCTTAGAGATAGAAATGGATTATGAAAAAGATGTAGATACTGCTTTTTTAGCTCGTCATGATACTTGGGTAAAGGAGAAGCTATACACTAATTTATTTAAATCCAATTGCTTAGTAACTAATCAAGCTGATTGGGCAAGCCTTTATATTGAGTATGAAGGATATCAAATGGATTATAAAGGGCTATTAAAATATTTGCTATCATATCGAAATCATAGCTCCTTTCATGAGCATTGTGTGGAAAATGTTTATCATGATTTATTAAATACTTTTGAATGTAGTTTCTTAAGTGTGTATGGAAAATACACAAGAAGAGGCGGATTAGATATAGCACCTTACAGAGCAACTAAGATGGAAAATCTCCCCTCATTTGACAGAACTAGTAGACAATAA
- the rpmA gene encoding 50S ribosomal protein L27, translated as MATKKQGGSSSNGRDSAGRRLGVKRSDGQLVSAGSILIRQRGTKWHPGKGVGLGRDHTIYAYCDGFVKFTRGTKNKVFVNIVPIVYDPELLEASEAITEN; from the coding sequence ATGGCAACGAAGAAACAAGGTGGTAGTAGTAGTAATGGTAGAGACTCCGCTGGCCGCAGACTTGGTGTCAAGAGATCTGACGGCCAATTAGTATCAGCTGGATCCATTTTGATCAGACAAAGGGGCACAAAATGGCATCCTGGAAAAGGTGTTGGTTTAGGTAGAGATCATACTATTTATGCATATTGTGACGGTTTTGTAAAATTTACAAGAGGCACCAAAAACAAAGTTTTTGTAAATATTGTACCTATTGTTTACGATCCGGAGTTATTAGAAGCTTCAGAAGCTATTACAGAAAATTAA
- a CDS encoding ferredoxin family 2Fe-2S iron-sulfur cluster binding protein → MIKIFFIDQNDNKIEVEGIEGLSLLEVAHKNKIDLEGACEGSLACSTCHVVVDDDWYPKLKKPKEEEEDMLDLAFGLTKTSRLGCQIIITKEMDGLTVMLPSATRNIKN, encoded by the coding sequence ATGATAAAAATATTTTTTATTGATCAAAATGACAATAAAATTGAGGTCGAAGGTATAGAAGGACTTTCACTGTTGGAGGTTGCTCACAAGAATAAAATAGATCTAGAAGGTGCTTGTGAAGGTTCGCTAGCATGTTCCACTTGCCATGTGGTAGTAGATGATGATTGGTATCCTAAACTGAAAAAGCCGAAAGAAGAGGAAGAAGATATGCTTGATTTAGCTTTTGGATTAACAAAAACTTCGCGTCTTGGATGTCAGATTATTATTACTAAAGAGATGGATGGCTTAACGGTAATGCTACCTTCTGCAACAAGAAATATTAAAAACTAG
- a CDS encoding ankyrin repeat domain-containing protein, with the protein MYKRPMHYAAEYNQPDVIQWLYDKGHDINQVTIPSGAPNPRLIYANVRSKSEGSHDDNQITPAHFAAQEGSLRALQKLKELDADVYYKEAFDELFSGHDDFNYDYKKSPIYYAVKYDQYNILEWYLDNGVPSMMHIAALCANLSLMEWLKREKNIDYTTADEFDNTNIHSLLLGNHLNQEDKLLEVIQWLVKERVNINATNDKGTTALHLIAKKNYFKLAEWFIENGAKQVEDHKGETPMDLAIRGGELNLMQLFKDNGGYVKANSFYLYMNNPNCDRSLELCKWLKNNGANINLPGELDGLTPLHLALKQSSLYSYQSLEICKWFKDNGANINLPGGVDGLTPLHLAVKQSDLRAVEWLLSNGADVDIKDLHRKTTIEMAVSALVAKQQNNLRYSDDASDDKVCNADIIISLLCHYEGQLKEAPPSVWNCISDNIVRIVNIEFNGSQNLAQGVFNIFNISSNREGEKAAELSVDLLSVLEEGLKDRAPSKIETYEELNESKPKIENAFDMQDKLEGLNVLFSWPEKKGKLKGDNKFTGRFKEIIDELSILKKYKHDLEKYIFQSFSDKWQGKDLTCIVRKELFTHILTFLNSDLFSHILIFLDKDEKLSLFQDEKLANQSDKLSPHLVDIDAQNEDMPPTKIFKADHTSLMGEGPF; encoded by the coding sequence GTGTATAAAAGACCCATGCACTATGCAGCAGAGTACAATCAACCAGATGTGATACAATGGCTTTATGACAAAGGTCATGACATAAATCAAGTTACTATACCTAGTGGTGCGCCAAATCCCAGATTGATTTACGCAAATGTTCGGTCTAAATCTGAGGGGAGCCATGATGATAACCAAATTACTCCTGCCCATTTCGCAGCTCAGGAGGGTAGTCTTAGGGCCTTACAGAAACTTAAAGAGCTTGATGCTGACGTTTATTATAAAGAAGCCTTTGATGAGCTTTTTTCGGGCCATGATGACTTTAATTATGATTACAAAAAATCTCCTATATATTATGCTGTAAAATATGATCAATATAATATATTAGAGTGGTATTTAGATAACGGAGTTCCGAGTATGATGCATATAGCTGCTCTATGCGCTAATTTATCTTTAATGGAATGGCTTAAGCGCGAAAAAAATATAGATTATACTACTGCAGATGAATTTGATAATACTAACATACATTCATTATTATTAGGAAATCATTTGAATCAAGAAGATAAATTGTTGGAAGTAATACAATGGCTTGTGAAAGAAAGAGTTAATATTAATGCGACAAATGATAAAGGTACTACAGCCTTGCACCTAATTGCAAAGAAGAATTATTTCAAACTAGCCGAATGGTTTATAGAAAATGGTGCAAAGCAAGTAGAAGACCATAAAGGTGAGACGCCTATGGATCTTGCGATAAGAGGAGGGGAGTTGAATCTTATGCAACTGTTTAAAGATAATGGAGGTTATGTGAAAGCTAATTCTTTTTATCTGTATATGAATAACCCTAATTGTGATCGAAGTCTAGAGTTATGCAAATGGCTTAAGAATAATGGGGCTAATATTAATCTTCCAGGAGAGCTGGATGGATTAACCCCTTTACATTTAGCCCTGAAGCAAAGTAGCCTTTATAGTTATCAAAGTCTAGAGATATGCAAATGGTTTAAGGATAATGGTGCTAATATTAATCTTCCAGGAGGGGTGGATGGATTAACCCCTTTACATTTAGCTGTGAAGCAAAGTGATCTTAGAGCTGTAGAATGGCTTTTAAGTAACGGAGCAGATGTTGATATTAAAGATTTACACCGTAAAACTACTATTGAAATGGCAGTATCTGCGCTTGTTGCGAAGCAGCAAAATAATCTAAGATATTCCGATGATGCAAGTGATGACAAAGTGTGTAACGCTGATATCATTATATCGTTACTTTGTCACTATGAAGGCCAGCTAAAAGAAGCTCCTCCTTCAGTATGGAATTGTATAAGTGATAATATTGTGCGGATAGTAAATATAGAGTTCAATGGATCTCAAAATTTGGCACAAGGAGTATTTAATATTTTCAATATTTCTAGTAATCGTGAGGGAGAAAAAGCGGCTGAACTTAGTGTTGATTTATTAAGCGTATTAGAAGAAGGCCTAAAGGATAGGGCGCCATCAAAGATTGAAACTTATGAAGAACTCAATGAATCTAAACCAAAAATTGAAAATGCCTTTGATATGCAAGATAAGTTAGAAGGTTTAAATGTTTTATTTTCATGGCCTGAAAAAAAAGGAAAACTGAAGGGTGATAATAAGTTTACAGGGAGATTTAAGGAGATTATTGATGAATTAAGTATATTAAAGAAGTACAAGCACGATTTAGAAAAATATATATTTCAATCATTTTCTGACAAATGGCAAGGAAAAGATTTAACGTGTATTGTTCGCAAAGAATTATTTACTCATATTTTAACTTTTCTTAATAGTGACCTATTTAGCCATATTTTAATTTTTCTTGATAAAGATGAAAAACTTTCTTTATTCCAAGATGAAAAACTTGCTAATCAAAGTGACAAATTATCTCCACACCTAGTAGACATAGATGCGCAAAATGAAGATATGCCACCTACAAAAATCTTTAAAGCAGACCATACATCTTTGATGGGTGAAGGACCTTTTTGA
- a CDS encoding malonic semialdehyde reductase, producing the protein MNFDELFLNRRTCHLFSDQKIPDSLLKEIYDISKFGATSFNAQPLRVVFVNSEAQKKLLLDGLMPGNIEATKSAPVTAIFAYDLNFFEKFNITFPGNDGVKGMFSSNSTLATDTAYRNSTLQAAYFMITARAKGLECGPMSGFYEKVINDNFFAGTNFKVNFLCNLGYKKGEDKYPRLPRLDFDLACKIV; encoded by the coding sequence ATGAATTTTGATGAATTATTTTTAAATCGTCGTACTTGTCATCTTTTTTCAGATCAGAAAATACCGGATAGTCTGTTGAAAGAAATTTATGATATTTCTAAATTTGGGGCTACTTCATTTAATGCGCAACCTTTAAGAGTGGTATTTGTTAATTCTGAAGCCCAAAAAAAACTTCTTTTAGATGGATTAATGCCGGGTAATATTGAAGCCACTAAATCAGCTCCTGTCACAGCGATTTTTGCTTACGATTTAAATTTCTTTGAAAAATTTAATATTACATTTCCTGGTAATGATGGAGTAAAGGGTATGTTTAGTTCAAATTCTACATTAGCTACTGATACTGCTTATAGAAATTCTACATTGCAGGCGGCATACTTTATGATCACAGCAAGGGCAAAAGGTCTTGAATGTGGTCCTATGTCAGGGTTTTATGAAAAAGTGATTAATGATAACTTTTTTGCTGGCACGAATTTTAAGGTTAACTTTTTGTGTAATTTAGGTTATAAAAAAGGTGAGGATAAATATCCAAGATTACCTCGTCTTGATTTTGATCTAGCGTGTAAAATTGTATAG
- the rplU gene encoding 50S ribosomal protein L21, translating into MFAIVESGGKQYQVAEGSLLKVEKLPTPKKGKKIEFGSVLMLSDADGKVQVGKPTVEGAKVVGEIVAQDRHPKIIVFKKKRRHNYRRKNGHRQAFTLVKVVSINS; encoded by the coding sequence ATGTTTGCAATCGTTGAAAGTGGCGGTAAGCAATACCAAGTTGCTGAAGGTTCCCTATTAAAAGTAGAAAAGTTACCTACCCCTAAAAAAGGTAAAAAAATAGAATTTGGATCTGTACTAATGTTATCAGATGCTGATGGTAAAGTGCAGGTTGGCAAGCCAACAGTTGAAGGAGCAAAAGTTGTTGGTGAAATTGTAGCACAAGACAGACATCCAAAAATTATAGTATTTAAGAAAAAACGTCGTCACAATTACAGACGTAAAAACGGACATCGTCAGGCTTTCACATTAGTTAAAGTTGTGAGCATTAACAGTTAA
- a CDS encoding ankyrin repeat domain-containing protein yields the protein MNQLLISNDDIPLHAAIKRNDLEEAASLLSQGANIAEKNKYGQNAFHIAALTGNREVLKLLLDTNPSTEVINARDEYGNTPFHFACREADEQTAALLFNTENIDLQNLLGYTALHLASKENKSNMVNFLLSKKANVNVLDNNQNSPLHLAIKNGLLEVVTILLEVPNICVNAQNAEKDTPLFLAANLCSLDLIKHLAAKGAAAGIDKALYYAAEQGWKEGIKYLFDLCQYQYQDSGICVPLKFAIEKDYAMLAKLFFAKDNRFYSKAFGYSVEHSNLNAVKYILSKYPQFINQNCQGYGEPPLFLAVNRSSYEVVNFLIDYVEDINVKHHGVSILNAAAYNRHHGFEIINLLIAKGAKPIEHMDYRENTPLGEALRVGSLESAKAFLQNGADLSLAKGRRSNIIHAMDRHQPGQVIDKLKFLQEFIKYGFDLNEKNRQGLTFVEELTDSYRPEPAVLAYLYSLVDTGVNLSSARLRKALIEKTDLMLKTKDGVFAAANIFFNFVHSANLEDQHFAKQMLSTMPEARTSLEKILDQEDKEIQKMSKEIKILIKRLNTEDKSSTKVSLGKETNKLFESLYQGEILYKRGKAMKNKVEGILNDDSIDKVLPKISNLNEKIKVPISKVIQINIDKWSELSGKSGSKTPIFKLQGNNNAVCSKISSFLNHDELESFFNTIPLGTIPRVVPVQEDTECDRATKRPKEGIFEDDTGISRNAEDYALLTGLDSDGDCL from the coding sequence ATGAATCAACTATTAATTTCAAATGACGACATACCTTTGCACGCAGCTATAAAAAGGAATGATTTAGAGGAAGCCGCAAGTTTGTTGAGCCAGGGAGCTAATATTGCAGAAAAGAATAAGTATGGTCAAAACGCGTTTCACATTGCTGCGCTAACGGGCAATAGAGAAGTGCTAAAGCTGCTGTTAGATACTAATCCATCCACTGAAGTTATTAATGCTAGAGATGAATACGGTAACACACCTTTTCATTTTGCTTGTAGAGAAGCTGATGAACAAACCGCTGCGTTACTCTTCAATACAGAAAATATTGATTTACAAAATCTTTTAGGTTACACAGCGTTACATCTAGCTTCGAAAGAGAATAAATCGAATATGGTGAATTTTTTATTAAGTAAAAAAGCTAATGTTAATGTTTTAGATAACAATCAAAACTCTCCTTTGCATCTAGCTATAAAAAATGGTTTGTTAGAAGTTGTAACGATACTCTTGGAAGTACCCAATATTTGTGTTAATGCTCAAAATGCTGAAAAAGATACTCCTTTATTTTTGGCTGCTAATTTATGCTCTTTAGATCTTATTAAGCATCTTGCGGCAAAAGGTGCTGCAGCTGGAATAGACAAAGCCTTATATTATGCAGCAGAACAAGGGTGGAAAGAGGGTATAAAATATTTGTTTGATCTATGTCAATATCAGTATCAAGACAGTGGTATATGCGTTCCTTTAAAATTTGCTATAGAAAAAGATTATGCAATGTTAGCTAAACTTTTCTTTGCTAAAGACAATAGATTTTATTCTAAAGCTTTTGGCTATTCGGTGGAGCATAGCAACCTTAATGCTGTAAAATACATATTAAGTAAGTATCCCCAATTCATAAACCAAAATTGCCAGGGCTATGGGGAACCGCCATTATTTCTAGCAGTAAATCGTTCTAGCTACGAAGTTGTAAATTTTTTAATAGATTATGTTGAAGATATTAATGTTAAACATCATGGAGTTTCTATTTTAAATGCAGCTGCTTATAATAGACATCATGGTTTTGAAATAATCAACTTACTTATTGCAAAAGGCGCTAAACCCATAGAGCATATGGATTATAGGGAAAACACTCCTTTAGGTGAAGCTCTCAGAGTAGGTTCACTTGAATCAGCAAAAGCTTTTTTACAAAATGGTGCAGATTTATCTCTTGCAAAAGGTAGAAGGTCGAATATTATTCATGCGATGGATAGACACCAGCCTGGTCAAGTCATAGATAAATTAAAGTTTTTACAAGAGTTTATAAAGTATGGCTTTGATCTAAATGAAAAAAATAGACAGGGTTTAACTTTTGTGGAAGAACTAACTGATTCTTACCGTCCCGAACCTGCTGTATTGGCATATTTGTATAGCCTTGTAGATACTGGAGTTAACTTATCTTCTGCTAGATTACGTAAAGCACTTATCGAAAAAACTGACCTGATGCTAAAAACTAAAGATGGCGTTTTTGCTGCGGCTAATATTTTCTTTAATTTTGTTCACTCAGCAAACCTAGAAGATCAACACTTTGCAAAACAAATGTTATCTACAATGCCTGAAGCAAGGACAAGTTTAGAAAAAATCCTTGATCAAGAGGATAAAGAAATCCAAAAAATGAGCAAGGAAATAAAAATTTTAATTAAAAGATTAAATACAGAAGATAAGTCGTCGACAAAAGTATCATTAGGAAAAGAAACAAATAAGTTATTTGAAAGTTTATATCAAGGAGAAATCTTGTATAAAAGGGGCAAAGCTATGAAAAATAAAGTAGAAGGTATTTTAAATGATGATTCCATAGATAAAGTGTTGCCCAAAATAAGTAATCTTAATGAAAAAATAAAAGTTCCAATCTCAAAGGTTATACAAATAAATATAGATAAGTGGTCAGAATTATCAGGAAAGAGTGGTTCCAAAACGCCTATTTTTAAATTACAAGGTAATAATAACGCTGTGTGTTCAAAAATATCTTCATTCCTTAATCATGATGAGCTTGAAAGTTTTTTTAATACTATTCCATTAGGAACTATACCAAGAGTGGTACCTGTACAAGAAGACACAGAATGTGATAGGGCAACAAAACGACCTAAAGAAGGTATATTTGAAGATGATACTGGTATTTCGCGGAATGCTGAGGATTATGCTTTATTGACGGGTTTAGATAGTGATGGGGATTGTTTATAA
- the lpxB gene encoding lipid-A-disaccharide synthase codes for MSKLYFIAGEASGDFLGSKIISSLLEKNKDLKIYGIGGDKMLSAGLKESLFSMNKISLMGIFEVLWHVLEIRGLIKKTVEHILKVNPQVLITIDSPGFNFRVVEEIKKLAPHIVRIHIVAPSVWAYKPERAIKTAWIYNHLLTLLPFEPPLFEKYGLKSDFIGHPIFEQDFDKKENSELADFVSLSKEPIIAITPGSRASEIKMHLKTFTSAVLQSDFPEAKCIIVCVSEEHRSLVDKMLKGTRLQYITTLDKIAAFHIADLVIAKSGTNTLEIAACATPMIVGYKFNIFTWQYLKRLLKIKYASLINIFADHPIIPELIQNNCNPEKISEKLNSFIKDSTLRKNQITRSSQILEQMGLRQDISPTQKAAELISRYIKY; via the coding sequence ATGAGCAAGTTATACTTTATTGCGGGTGAAGCTTCAGGAGATTTTCTAGGAAGTAAAATCATATCAAGTTTGCTCGAAAAAAATAAAGATTTAAAAATTTATGGAATAGGGGGAGATAAGATGCTTTCAGCAGGTTTGAAGGAATCTTTGTTCTCAATGAATAAGATTAGCTTAATGGGTATTTTTGAGGTATTATGGCATGTTTTAGAAATTAGGGGCCTTATCAAAAAGACGGTAGAGCACATACTTAAAGTTAATCCTCAAGTGCTTATTACGATAGACTCTCCAGGGTTTAATTTTAGAGTTGTAGAGGAAATTAAAAAATTAGCTCCTCACATAGTGCGTATTCATATTGTTGCGCCTAGTGTATGGGCTTATAAGCCAGAGCGTGCTATTAAGACTGCTTGGATATATAACCACCTGCTTACCTTACTGCCTTTTGAGCCACCTTTATTTGAAAAATACGGTCTTAAGTCAGATTTTATAGGACATCCTATTTTTGAGCAAGACTTTGATAAAAAAGAAAACTCTGAACTTGCTGATTTTGTTTCATTAAGTAAAGAGCCCATAATCGCTATTACACCTGGTAGTAGGGCTTCAGAAATCAAGATGCATCTAAAAACTTTTACCTCTGCTGTGCTGCAGTCTGATTTTCCAGAAGCAAAATGTATTATTGTTTGCGTGTCAGAGGAGCATAGGTCATTGGTTGATAAAATGTTAAAAGGCACTAGACTTCAGTACATTACTACGCTAGATAAAATTGCAGCTTTCCATATAGCAGATCTAGTTATTGCAAAATCGGGAACAAATACTTTAGAAATAGCTGCGTGTGCAACTCCTATGATTGTTGGTTATAAATTCAATATATTTACGTGGCAATATTTGAAAAGATTGTTGAAAATCAAATATGCTTCTTTGATCAATATATTTGCTGATCATCCAATTATTCCTGAGTTAATTCAGAACAATTGTAATCCTGAAAAGATTTCAGAGAAGCTAAATTCGTTTATCAAAGACTCTACTTTAAGAAAGAATCAGATAACAAGATCATCTCAAATTTTAGAACAAATGGGGCTAAGACAAGATATATCTCCTACGCAAAAAGCTGCTGAACTGATAAGCAGATATATAAAATATTAA
- a CDS encoding FtsB family cell division protein translates to MKLIVLNILIFCASIYFGAHLLYGPKNYFQFVEFSKAFKEKYRNYSNLNANRVVLESKASLLNRSVLDLDTLDEYARKVLGLAKPNELIIPVKNRF, encoded by the coding sequence ATGAAACTAATTGTTCTTAACATTTTGATTTTTTGTGCGTCCATTTATTTTGGTGCTCACCTTTTGTATGGACCTAAAAATTATTTTCAATTTGTGGAATTTTCTAAAGCTTTTAAGGAAAAATATCGCAATTATTCTAATCTTAACGCAAATAGGGTAGTGCTTGAATCTAAAGCTTCGCTACTAAATAGAAGCGTTTTGGATCTGGATACTTTGGATGAATATGCCCGCAAAGTTTTGGGTCTTGCAAAACCTAATGAGTTGATAATTCCTGTTAAGAATAGGTTTTAG